A DNA window from Rhodococcus sp. Z13 contains the following coding sequences:
- a CDS encoding HNH endonuclease, whose translation MKHGSSSHRQLPPADASPEAPGATTLRVVHDGTATVPDWLKRRVLLLNATYEPLTALPARRAVVLMAGGKADTVHDDPHAPLVRSAEWSVQLPSVIRLRTYVRVPYHARVPLTRAALMHRDRNRCAYCGGKAETIDHVVPRSRGGEHSWENCVACCAPCNHRKADKLLSELGWSLRTVPTPPKGRHWRLLATLPELHPTWLPYLGEGAA comes from the coding sequence ATGAAGCACGGAAGCAGCTCGCATCGACAACTCCCGCCCGCGGACGCCTCGCCGGAGGCTCCGGGGGCTACCACACTGCGCGTGGTCCACGACGGTACCGCGACCGTGCCCGACTGGCTGAAACGCAGGGTGCTCCTGCTCAACGCCACTTACGAACCGCTCACGGCCCTGCCGGCGCGTCGGGCGGTGGTGCTCATGGCCGGAGGCAAGGCCGACACCGTCCACGACGACCCGCACGCCCCGCTGGTGCGATCGGCCGAATGGTCGGTGCAACTGCCGTCCGTCATCCGCCTGCGCACCTACGTGCGGGTTCCCTACCACGCGCGGGTGCCGCTGACCCGGGCGGCGCTCATGCACCGCGACCGCAACCGGTGCGCCTACTGCGGCGGCAAGGCCGAGACGATCGACCACGTCGTGCCGCGCAGCCGGGGCGGGGAGCACTCCTGGGAGAACTGCGTCGCGTGCTGTGCGCCCTGCAACCACCGCAAGGCGGACAAACTGCTCAGTGAACTGGGGTGGTCGCTGCGCACGGTGCCCACTCCCCCCAAGGGCCGGCACTGGCGCCTGCTCGCGACCCTGCCCGAACTGCATCCCACCTGGCTGCCCTATCTGGGTGAGGGTGCAGCGTGA
- the pepN gene encoding aminopeptidase N, with amino-acid sequence MAPPNLTREQAAERAAILDVHNYAIVLDLTDGSGAPGTETFRSVTTVTFDATEGASTFIDLIAKTVHSATLNGEPVDVSGYSEETGIALTGLAAHNELVVDADCLYTNTGEGLHRFVDPTDDAVYLYSQFETADAKRMFACFDQPDLKATFDLKVTAPVDWQVVSNADVVQTLAATPGEHHFRTTPRMSTYLVALIAGPYAVWSDEYTDEHGTIPLRIFCRASLAEYMDADRLFTETKQGFAFYHDNFGIPYAFGKYDQLFVPEFNAGAMENAGAVTFLEDYVFRSKVTRYSYERRAETVLHEMAHMWFGDLVTMRWWDDLWLNESFATFASVLCQASATEYTNAWTTFANVEKSWAYRQDQLPSTHPIAADIPDLAAVEVNFDGITYAKGASVLKQLVAYVGQEPFLAGLREYFRDHAYGNATFDDLLAALEKASGRDLSDWGAQWLKTTGLNILRPDFEVDEQGRFTRFAVVQEGAQPGAGEFRVHRLAIGVYDDDGSGRLVRTHRVEIDVDATERTDVPDLVGVPRGAFVLVNDDDLTYCSVRLDEESLATVTARIGDIAESLPRTLVWSAAWEMTRQAEMKARDFVALVQRGVAAETEVGVVQRLLMQAHTALGSYAEPGWAAEQGWPDYANRLLELAREAEPGSDHQLAFVNALTTASLSPWHTEVLEELLNADPATVGLSGLVVDTDLRWRIVQALAAAGQIDADGPETPVIDAEAQRDPTAQGARQAAAARAARPQAAVKEQVWQTVVHDDSIPNITARAVIGGFAPLGQAELLEPFVARYFADVPGVWERRSSEVAQTVVVGLYPSWSISEESVAAADEFLAGDHPPALRRLVAEGRAGIVRSLKARAFDAS; translated from the coding sequence GTGGCACCACCGAACCTGACCCGTGAACAGGCCGCCGAGCGGGCAGCGATCCTCGACGTCCACAACTACGCCATCGTCCTGGATCTCACGGACGGGTCGGGTGCGCCCGGCACCGAGACGTTCCGGTCCGTCACCACCGTGACCTTCGACGCGACCGAGGGTGCGTCCACCTTCATCGATCTCATCGCGAAGACGGTGCACTCGGCGACCCTCAACGGCGAACCCGTGGACGTCTCCGGTTACAGCGAGGAGACCGGCATCGCGCTGACCGGGCTGGCCGCGCACAACGAGCTCGTCGTCGACGCCGACTGCCTGTACACCAACACCGGTGAGGGGTTGCACCGCTTCGTCGACCCCACCGACGACGCGGTCTACCTGTACTCGCAGTTCGAGACGGCCGACGCCAAGCGCATGTTCGCGTGCTTCGACCAGCCCGACCTCAAGGCCACCTTCGATCTGAAGGTCACCGCGCCCGTGGACTGGCAGGTCGTGTCCAACGCGGACGTGGTGCAGACCCTGGCCGCGACCCCCGGTGAGCACCACTTCCGCACCACTCCGCGGATGAGCACCTATCTCGTCGCGCTGATCGCCGGGCCGTACGCGGTGTGGTCCGACGAGTACACCGACGAGCACGGCACCATCCCGCTGCGGATCTTCTGCCGTGCCTCCCTCGCCGAGTACATGGACGCCGATCGGTTGTTCACCGAGACCAAGCAGGGTTTCGCGTTCTACCACGACAACTTCGGCATCCCCTACGCCTTCGGCAAGTACGACCAGCTGTTCGTGCCGGAGTTCAACGCCGGGGCGATGGAGAACGCCGGTGCGGTGACCTTCCTCGAGGACTACGTATTCCGCTCCAAGGTCACCCGCTACTCCTACGAGCGGCGCGCCGAGACCGTCCTGCACGAGATGGCGCACATGTGGTTCGGCGACCTCGTCACCATGCGCTGGTGGGACGATCTGTGGCTCAACGAGTCGTTCGCGACCTTCGCGTCGGTGCTGTGCCAGGCCTCGGCCACCGAGTACACCAACGCGTGGACGACCTTCGCGAACGTCGAGAAGTCGTGGGCCTACCGGCAGGACCAGCTGCCGTCGACGCACCCGATCGCCGCGGACATCCCGGATCTGGCCGCGGTGGAGGTCAACTTCGACGGCATCACCTACGCCAAGGGCGCGTCGGTGCTCAAGCAGCTCGTCGCCTATGTCGGCCAGGAGCCCTTCCTCGCCGGTCTGCGCGAGTACTTCCGCGACCACGCCTACGGCAACGCCACCTTCGACGACCTGCTCGCCGCACTGGAGAAGGCGTCGGGCCGCGACCTGTCGGACTGGGGCGCCCAGTGGCTCAAGACCACCGGCCTGAACATCCTGCGGCCCGACTTCGAGGTCGACGAGCAGGGCCGGTTCACGCGGTTCGCGGTGGTGCAGGAGGGCGCGCAGCCCGGTGCCGGTGAGTTCCGCGTGCACCGCCTGGCGATCGGTGTGTACGACGACGACGGCTCCGGTCGGCTCGTGCGCACACACCGCGTCGAAATCGACGTCGACGCCACCGAACGCACCGACGTGCCCGACCTCGTCGGGGTGCCGCGCGGCGCCTTCGTGCTGGTCAACGACGACGACCTCACCTACTGCTCGGTGCGTCTGGACGAGGAGTCCCTCGCCACGGTGACCGCCCGGATCGGCGACATCGCCGAGTCGCTGCCGCGCACCCTGGTGTGGTCGGCGGCGTGGGAGATGACGCGTCAGGCCGAGATGAAGGCCCGCGACTTCGTCGCTCTCGTCCAGCGTGGAGTCGCCGCCGAGACCGAGGTCGGTGTGGTGCAGCGGCTGCTGATGCAGGCGCACACCGCGCTGGGCAGCTACGCGGAGCCGGGCTGGGCCGCCGAACAGGGCTGGCCGGACTACGCGAACCGTCTGCTCGAGCTGGCCCGCGAGGCCGAGCCGGGCTCCGACCACCAGCTCGCGTTCGTCAACGCCCTGACCACCGCGTCGCTGTCGCCCTGGCACACCGAGGTGCTCGAGGAGCTGCTGAACGCCGACCCGGCCACCGTCGGACTGTCCGGTCTGGTGGTGGACACCGACCTGCGCTGGCGGATCGTGCAGGCGCTGGCGGCCGCGGGCCAGATCGACGCGGACGGGCCGGAGACGCCGGTCATCGACGCCGAGGCGCAGCGGGATCCCACGGCCCAGGGTGCACGTCAGGCGGCGGCCGCGCGGGCGGCGCGTCCGCAGGCGGCCGTCAAGGAGCAGGTCTGGCAGACGGTCGTCCACGACGACAGCATCCCCAACATCACGGCCCGCGCCGTGATCGGCGGGTTCGCACCCCTGGGGCAGGCCGAGCTGCTCGAGCCGTTCGTGGCGCGGTACTTCGCGGATGTGCCCGGGGTCTGGGAGCGCCGCTCCAGCGAGGTCGCGCAGACGGTCGTGGTGGGGCTGTACCCGTCGTGGTCCATCAGCGAGGAGTCGGTGGCCGCCGCCGACGAGTTCCTCGCCGGTGACCATCCGCCGGCGCTGCGCCGCCTCGTCGCCGAGGGCCGCGCCGGTATCGTCCGGTCGCTGAAGGCCCGCGCGTTCGACGCCTCCTGA
- a CDS encoding globin, whose product MSDEQTFYEAVGGAETFRRLTARFYEEVAKDEIVRPLYPEEDLGPAERRMRMFLEQYWGGPRTYSEERGHPRLRMRHHPFRIGPLERDAWLRCMHTAIASIEDETLDAEHRKQLLDYMNMAADSMMNSPI is encoded by the coding sequence ATGAGTGACGAGCAGACCTTCTACGAGGCGGTCGGTGGCGCCGAGACGTTCCGCCGCCTCACGGCACGCTTCTACGAGGAGGTGGCCAAGGACGAGATCGTCCGGCCGCTGTACCCCGAGGAGGACCTCGGTCCCGCCGAGCGCCGCATGCGGATGTTCCTCGAGCAGTACTGGGGCGGTCCGCGCACCTACTCCGAGGAACGCGGACATCCGCGCCTGCGCATGCGCCACCATCCCTTCCGGATCGGTCCCCTCGAACGCGACGCGTGGCTGCGCTGCATGCACACGGCGATCGCGTCGATCGAGGACGAGACCCTCGACGCCGAGCACCGCAAGCAGCTCCTCGACTACATGAACATGGCCGCCGACTCGATGATGAACTCCCCCATCTGA
- a CDS encoding DUF5130 domain-containing protein — MASGDVIQRPAIAPENLPHGAALTASGRVSTVRVLGAPFEGAPFTEQDLITLDDTLTGAIRATKVRFNVYIGDAADPVATTDALLPTTPDAENSVLVAVYPNQRSIEIRSGREAADRATDQVLQLGVTAAVSAFGQGNLLDGITSAVSVIANAMVAP; from the coding sequence GTGGCAAGTGGTGACGTGATCCAGCGGCCGGCCATCGCACCGGAGAATCTTCCGCACGGTGCGGCGCTCACCGCGAGCGGCCGGGTCTCCACCGTCCGCGTGCTCGGTGCACCCTTCGAGGGCGCCCCGTTCACGGAGCAAGACCTCATCACCCTCGACGACACGCTCACCGGCGCGATCCGTGCCACCAAGGTGCGGTTCAACGTGTACATCGGTGACGCCGCCGATCCGGTCGCGACCACCGACGCGCTCCTGCCGACCACCCCGGACGCCGAGAACTCCGTCCTCGTGGCCGTGTACCCGAACCAGCGCAGCATCGAGATCCGCTCCGGCCGCGAGGCCGCCGACCGCGCCACCGACCAGGTGCTGCAGCTCGGCGTCACCGCTGCCGTCTCCGCGTTCGGTCAGGGCAACCTGCTCGACGGCATCACCAGCGCCGTCAGCGTCATCGCCAACGCGATGGTCGCTCCCTGA
- a CDS encoding acyl-CoA thioesterase produces the protein MSGGGEQFGFHTEVTVRWSDMDAFQHVNHARMVTLLEEARIPWLFAEGRPTRDLREGAVIADLHVRYRAQVRHDDGPLDVLMWTEQVRAVDFTIGYEVRPNGAPADSAPAVVASTQIAAFDIETQRLRRLTAEEREFLLQWRRG, from the coding sequence GTGAGCGGTGGGGGCGAGCAGTTCGGTTTCCATACCGAGGTGACGGTGCGCTGGTCCGACATGGACGCCTTCCAGCACGTCAACCACGCACGGATGGTCACGCTCCTCGAGGAGGCCCGCATCCCCTGGCTGTTCGCGGAGGGACGCCCCACCCGCGATCTGCGCGAGGGCGCCGTCATCGCCGACCTCCACGTCCGCTACCGCGCCCAGGTGCGGCACGACGACGGTCCGCTCGACGTGCTCATGTGGACGGAGCAGGTGCGGGCGGTCGACTTCACCATCGGCTACGAGGTGCGCCCGAACGGGGCGCCCGCCGACTCGGCTCCCGCGGTCGTCGCGTCGACCCAGATCGCGGCGTTCGACATCGAGACGCAGCGCCTGCGCCGCCTCACCGCCGAGGAGCGCGAGTTCCTGCTGCAGTGGCGTCGTGGCTGA
- a CDS encoding glycoside hydrolase family 13 protein: MAPVSPSTGIPAASDRPTSPWWRNAVFYQVYPRSFADTNGDGIGDLAGVRERLGYLELLGVDAIWLNPVMRSPMADHGYDVADPRDVDPLFGDLTDLEALVDEAHARDIRVVMDLVPNHVSVEHPWFRAALEAGPGSRERRRFHFRDGRGPEGSEPPNNWPSVFGGPAWTRVTEPDGSPGQWYLHVFAPEQADLNWDDEDVAADLETTLRFWLDRGVDGFRIDVAHGMAKPADLPDHDDWERVELLGHSPTDPRFDNPEVHDIHRRIRRVFDEYPDAVAIGEIWVDDHDRFAEYLRPDELHLAFDFHLTLSDWDADALRAAVEKGLAAVSAVEASPTWTLSNHDVDREVSRYGDGASGTARARAMLLVELALPGAVFVYNGAELGLPNVDLPDEALQDPVWERSGHTDRGRDGCRVPLPWEGTEPPFGFTAAASAWLPQPPQWSELTVERQLEDVDSTFSLYRQAIEIRKETAGSGGTGVVWDEAPHGCLAFHRSDGLRCLLNAGDVPVDLPAGRVLLTSSALADGTLPPDTAVWLA; encoded by the coding sequence ATGGCACCCGTGTCCCCCTCCACCGGAATCCCCGCAGCTTCTGACCGGCCGACCTCGCCGTGGTGGCGGAACGCGGTGTTCTACCAGGTCTATCCGCGTTCGTTCGCGGACACGAACGGGGACGGCATCGGCGATCTCGCCGGTGTCCGCGAGCGCCTCGGCTATCTCGAGCTGCTCGGGGTCGACGCGATCTGGCTCAACCCGGTGATGCGCTCCCCGATGGCCGACCACGGCTACGACGTCGCCGATCCCCGCGACGTCGATCCGCTGTTCGGGGACCTCACCGATCTCGAGGCGCTCGTCGACGAGGCCCACGCCCGCGACATCCGCGTGGTGATGGATCTGGTGCCGAACCACGTGAGCGTCGAGCATCCCTGGTTCCGGGCCGCACTCGAGGCGGGGCCGGGCAGCCGGGAGCGGCGCCGGTTCCACTTCCGGGACGGCCGCGGTCCCGAGGGCAGCGAACCGCCCAACAACTGGCCGAGCGTCTTCGGCGGTCCCGCCTGGACCCGCGTCACCGAGCCCGACGGCTCACCGGGGCAGTGGTACCTGCACGTCTTCGCCCCCGAACAGGCCGACCTGAACTGGGACGACGAGGACGTCGCCGCCGACCTGGAGACGACCCTGCGTTTCTGGCTGGACCGCGGTGTCGACGGTTTCCGCATCGACGTCGCGCACGGCATGGCCAAGCCCGCCGATCTGCCCGATCACGACGACTGGGAACGGGTGGAGCTGCTCGGGCACTCCCCCACCGACCCGCGGTTCGACAATCCCGAGGTCCACGACATCCACCGCCGGATCCGGCGGGTGTTCGACGAGTATCCGGACGCGGTGGCGATCGGTGAGATCTGGGTGGACGACCACGACCGGTTCGCCGAGTACCTGCGGCCGGACGAACTCCACCTCGCCTTCGACTTCCACCTGACGCTGTCGGACTGGGACGCCGACGCCCTGCGGGCCGCAGTCGAAAAGGGTCTGGCCGCGGTGTCCGCGGTGGAGGCGTCCCCGACGTGGACGTTGTCCAACCACGACGTGGACCGGGAGGTCTCCCGCTACGGCGACGGCGCGAGCGGCACGGCGCGGGCCCGCGCGATGCTGCTCGTCGAGCTCGCGCTGCCCGGCGCGGTGTTCGTCTACAACGGCGCCGAGCTCGGCCTGCCGAACGTGGACCTGCCCGACGAGGCGCTGCAGGACCCGGTGTGGGAGCGTTCCGGGCACACCGATCGGGGCCGGGACGGCTGCCGGGTGCCGTTGCCCTGGGAGGGCACCGAGCCGCCGTTCGGGTTCACCGCCGCGGCGTCGGCGTGGCTGCCGCAGCCCCCGCAGTGGTCCGAGCTCACCGTGGAGCGGCAGCTCGAGGACGTCGACTCGACCTTCTCGCTGTACCGGCAGGCCATCGAGATCCGCAAGGAGACGGCCGGATCCGGTGGGACCGGCGTCGTCTGGGACGAGGCCCCGCACGGGTGCCTGGCCTTCCATCGGTCCGACGGCCTGCGCTGCCTGCTCAACGCCGGAGACGTTCCGGTGGATCTGCCCGCCGGCAGAGTACTGCTGACGAGCTCCGCGCTCGCCGACGGCACTCTGCCGCCCGACACCGCCGTGTGGCTGGCGTGA
- a CDS encoding NAD-glutamate dehydrogenase: protein MSDPTVLHGDSEGDGSPESTLERLYSRFGEAASDPAAAAVAHVELGRQRDPGTAVVRVRRDDPLGATVQIVTDDMPLLVESVLALLSRLDVSIGTLIHPVLSVRRTAEGDLEHLTPDGTGADTAESWMHLQLRGAIDDATLDEIERGLRRVLSDVRQVVHDSDEMGARQREDADLLARLADDPPAPYTAAELAETADFLRWLDNGHFLLLGYRRYDFVTDGSGRVRAVPVAGTGRGVLRTDSPGDDPLELPAEVGPDRRPLLVLTQGALPATVHRSVYPYFVSVARLDAGHVVGEDRFLGVLTVTALHDNILDIPMVARRARQVIARAGVDLSSYSGQAMLEIMQTVPRAELFSMDTDTLYETVTAIVDIRRQVRLFVRVDTYGRYVSCLVYLPRDRYTTKVRVAMQDILLREYGGGVLDYTARVSERDLALLHVTIRFPGRERREVDTSEENRLRIQALLAEAARNWTDRLLEAAAGTRLDPALVQRYADVVPEAYKEDFDAERALFDLMHLESLAAGDLDTHLYRPGTDDPRALRFTLYVADETVTLGRILPVLQGLGVDVVDERPYRLPRSDGIDCWIYDFGLCLPDDVDSGVFESDPTLARRLTDTFTAAWRGATETDRFDQLVLRAGLTWQQVTVLRAYAKYLRQAGFPYSQYNIEGVLISAPETAALLVDLFEARFDPDTASPEREQEIVTELRKRIEAVTGLATDRILRGLFSLVRATLRTNRFVPAAAGEGTSEQRALALKFDPRRIDELPLPRPAFEVFVYAPDVEGVHMRFGPVARGGLRWSDRREDFRTEVLGLVKAQAVKNAVIVPVGAKGGFVVKHAPPPTGDPEADRRATRERGERCYRRFVSGLLDVTDNLDAARNEVIPPPRVVRCDGDDPYLVVAADKGTATFSDLANSVAAEYDFWLGDAFASGGSAGYDHKEMGITARGAWKSVERHFRELGIDPATDDFTVVGIGDMSGDVFGNGMLLSEHIRLVAAFDHRHVFLDPDPDPQRSFAERRRLFGLPRSSWKDYDPALISEGGGVWDRTAKSVPVSPQARAVLGLPEHVTELPPPDLIRAVLRAPVDLLWNGGVGTYVKASTESHTEVGDKSNDGVRVDGADLRARVVAEGGNLGVTQRGRIEYARAGGKINTDAIDNSAGVDSSDHEVNIKILLDAMVTAGELPAEERNPLLASMTDDVAELVLADNVAQNAVLGLERAAAPQLLGVHRRLLAALELDRDLDRELEALPDEAEFDRRAAAGEGLTSPELAQLLAHVKLALVDDLLASDLPDSETFAAVLPGYFPPALRERFRAGIMAHPLRRQIVATLLANNTVDNAGPTYVYRLAEEAGATATDAIRAYAAVTVIFGLHALWDEIRGAGLPVDLENDLLLESRRVLDRASRRLLATRPQPLAVGAEISRYRDAFARLAPSVAAWMRGHHAEDFERRTRPLLDRGAPEELTGVVFRLLDQFPLLDVIDIADIEQRDEEEVADLYYALDAHLGVDRLLTAVSALERGDRWHSLARLALRDDLYGSLRSLVLDVLAGAEPGESTEEMIEDWELSNGSRLVRARAALEEIFASGSLDLATLSVAARQIRSMVRTGASDRR from the coding sequence GTGTCCGATCCGACTGTGCTGCACGGTGATTCGGAGGGCGACGGCTCGCCCGAGTCGACCCTCGAACGGCTCTACTCCCGGTTCGGTGAGGCGGCCTCCGATCCCGCGGCGGCCGCCGTCGCCCATGTCGAGCTCGGCCGGCAGCGCGATCCCGGTACCGCGGTGGTGCGGGTCCGGCGCGACGATCCGCTGGGCGCGACCGTCCAGATCGTCACCGACGACATGCCCCTGCTCGTCGAATCGGTCCTGGCCCTGCTGTCGCGGCTCGACGTCTCGATCGGCACCCTCATCCACCCCGTGCTCTCCGTGCGCCGCACCGCCGAGGGCGACCTCGAACACCTCACGCCCGACGGCACCGGAGCCGACACCGCCGAGTCGTGGATGCACCTGCAGCTGCGCGGCGCGATCGACGACGCGACCCTCGACGAGATCGAACGGGGACTGCGCCGCGTGCTGTCCGACGTGCGGCAGGTCGTCCACGACAGCGACGAGATGGGCGCCCGGCAACGCGAGGACGCCGATCTGCTCGCCCGGCTCGCCGACGATCCCCCCGCCCCCTACACCGCCGCGGAACTCGCCGAGACCGCCGACTTTCTGCGCTGGCTCGACAACGGGCACTTCCTGCTCCTCGGTTACCGCCGCTACGACTTCGTCACCGACGGTTCGGGACGGGTGCGGGCCGTGCCCGTCGCGGGCACCGGCAGGGGAGTGCTGCGCACCGACTCGCCGGGCGACGACCCGCTCGAACTGCCCGCCGAGGTCGGACCGGACCGCCGTCCGCTGCTCGTCCTGACCCAGGGTGCGCTCCCCGCGACCGTGCACCGCTCGGTCTATCCCTACTTCGTGAGCGTGGCCCGCCTCGATGCCGGGCACGTCGTCGGGGAGGACCGCTTCCTCGGCGTGCTGACGGTGACCGCCCTGCACGACAACATCCTCGACATCCCGATGGTCGCGCGACGGGCGCGGCAGGTGATCGCCCGCGCCGGGGTCGACCTGTCGTCCTACAGCGGCCAGGCGATGCTCGAGATCATGCAGACGGTGCCCCGCGCCGAGTTGTTCTCCATGGACACCGACACCCTCTACGAGACCGTCACCGCCATCGTCGACATCCGCCGTCAGGTCCGGTTGTTCGTGCGGGTGGACACCTACGGCCGGTACGTCTCCTGCCTGGTCTACCTGCCCCGCGACCGGTACACGACGAAGGTGCGCGTCGCGATGCAGGACATCCTGCTGCGCGAGTACGGCGGCGGGGTGCTCGACTACACCGCGCGGGTGTCCGAACGCGACCTCGCGCTGCTGCACGTGACCATCCGGTTCCCCGGCCGGGAACGCCGCGAGGTCGACACCTCGGAGGAGAACCGTCTGCGCATCCAGGCTCTGCTCGCCGAGGCGGCCCGCAACTGGACCGATCGGCTCCTCGAGGCCGCGGCCGGCACCCGCCTCGACCCGGCCCTCGTGCAGCGCTACGCCGACGTCGTCCCCGAGGCCTACAAGGAGGACTTCGACGCCGAGCGGGCCCTGTTCGACCTGATGCACCTGGAATCCCTCGCTGCGGGTGATCTCGACACCCACCTCTACCGGCCCGGCACCGACGACCCGCGGGCGCTGCGCTTCACCCTCTACGTCGCCGACGAGACCGTCACACTCGGGCGGATCCTGCCGGTGCTGCAGGGGCTCGGCGTCGACGTCGTCGACGAACGCCCCTACCGACTGCCGCGGTCCGACGGAATCGACTGCTGGATATACGATTTCGGTCTCTGCCTGCCCGACGACGTGGATTCCGGGGTGTTCGAGTCGGATCCCACGCTGGCGCGACGGCTCACCGACACCTTCACCGCCGCCTGGCGCGGTGCCACCGAGACCGACCGCTTCGACCAGCTCGTGCTGCGCGCCGGCCTGACCTGGCAGCAGGTGACCGTTCTACGCGCCTACGCGAAGTACCTGCGGCAGGCCGGCTTCCCCTACAGCCAGTACAACATAGAAGGGGTGCTGATCTCCGCGCCGGAGACCGCGGCCCTGCTCGTCGACCTGTTCGAGGCCCGCTTCGATCCGGACACGGCCTCCCCGGAGCGGGAGCAGGAGATCGTCACCGAGCTGAGGAAACGGATCGAGGCGGTCACCGGGCTGGCCACCGACCGCATCCTGCGCGGGCTGTTCTCACTCGTCCGCGCGACCCTGCGCACCAACCGGTTCGTCCCCGCCGCGGCGGGCGAGGGAACCTCGGAGCAGCGGGCGCTCGCGCTGAAGTTCGATCCGCGGCGCATCGACGAACTGCCCCTGCCCCGACCGGCTTTCGAGGTGTTCGTCTACGCCCCCGACGTCGAGGGTGTGCACATGCGGTTCGGTCCCGTCGCGCGCGGCGGCCTGCGCTGGTCGGACCGCCGGGAGGACTTCCGCACCGAGGTACTCGGCCTCGTCAAGGCGCAGGCGGTGAAGAACGCGGTGATCGTGCCGGTCGGCGCGAAGGGCGGTTTCGTCGTCAAGCACGCCCCACCGCCGACCGGCGACCCCGAGGCCGACCGGCGGGCCACCCGCGAACGCGGCGAACGCTGCTACCGGCGTTTCGTCTCGGGGCTGCTCGACGTCACCGACAATCTCGACGCCGCGCGCAACGAGGTGATCCCGCCGCCGCGGGTCGTGCGGTGCGACGGCGACGACCCCTATCTGGTGGTCGCGGCGGACAAGGGCACCGCCACCTTCTCCGACCTCGCGAACTCCGTTGCCGCCGAATACGACTTCTGGCTCGGCGACGCCTTCGCCTCCGGCGGCTCGGCGGGCTACGACCACAAGGAGATGGGCATCACCGCGCGGGGCGCCTGGAAAAGCGTCGAACGGCACTTCAGGGAACTCGGGATCGACCCGGCAACCGACGATTTCACCGTCGTCGGCATCGGTGACATGAGCGGCGACGTGTTCGGCAACGGCATGCTTCTCAGCGAGCACATCCGGCTCGTCGCGGCGTTCGACCACCGACACGTCTTCCTCGACCCCGATCCGGACCCGCAGCGGTCCTTCGCCGAGCGCCGCCGGCTGTTCGGCCTGCCCCGTTCGTCGTGGAAGGACTACGACCCCGCCCTGATCTCCGAGGGCGGTGGGGTGTGGGACCGCACCGCGAAGTCGGTGCCCGTCAGCCCGCAGGCGCGGGCCGTGCTCGGCCTGCCCGAGCACGTCACCGAACTCCCCCCACCCGATCTGATCCGGGCCGTGCTGCGTGCCCCCGTCGACCTGTTGTGGAACGGCGGTGTCGGCACCTATGTCAAGGCGTCGACCGAGAGCCATACCGAGGTGGGTGACAAGAGCAACGACGGGGTGCGCGTCGACGGCGCCGACCTGCGGGCCCGGGTGGTCGCGGAGGGGGGCAACCTCGGTGTCACCCAGCGCGGCCGCATCGAGTACGCCCGCGCCGGCGGCAAGATCAACACCGATGCCATCGACAACTCCGCCGGGGTGGACAGCTCCGACCACGAGGTCAACATCAAGATCCTGCTCGACGCGATGGTCACCGCTGGGGAGCTGCCTGCGGAGGAACGGAATCCGTTGCTGGCCTCCATGACCGATGACGTCGCCGAGCTGGTCCTGGCCGACAACGTCGCCCAGAACGCCGTCCTCGGCCTCGAACGCGCCGCCGCCCCGCAGCTGCTCGGGGTGCACCGCCGGCTGCTGGCCGCCCTCGAACTGGACCGGGACCTCGACCGCGAACTCGAGGCCCTGCCCGACGAGGCCGAGTTCGACCGGCGGGCCGCGGCGGGGGAGGGCCTCACCTCGCCCGAGCTGGCGCAGCTGCTCGCGCACGTCAAACTCGCCCTCGTCGACGACCTGCTCGCGAGCGACCTGCCCGACAGCGAGACCTTCGCCGCGGTGCTGCCCGGCTACTTCCCGCCCGCCCTGCGCGAACGGTTCCGCGCCGGGATCATGGCGCATCCGCTGCGCCGGCAGATCGTCGCGACCCTGCTGGCCAACAACACCGTCGACAACGCCGGCCCCACCTACGTCTACCGGCTCGCCGAGGAGGCGGGGGCGACCGCGACCGACGCCATCCGCGCCTACGCCGCCGTCACCGTGATCTTCGGGCTGCACGCGCTGTGGGACGAGATCCGCGGCGCCGGGCTGCCCGTCGACCTCGAGAACGACCTGCTGCTCGAATCGCGGCGCGTCCTCGACCGGGCCTCCCGCCGGTTGCTCGCCACCCGGCCGCAGCCGCTCGCGGTGGGTGCCGAGATCAGCCGCTACCGCGACGCCTTCGCCCGGCTCGCGCCGTCGGTGGCGGCCTGGATGCGCGGGCACCACGCCGAGGACTTCGAACGCCGCACCCGCCCGCTCCTCGACCGCGGCGCCCCCGAGGAGCTGACCGGTGTGGTCTTCCGGTTGCTCGACCAGTTCCCGCTGCTCGACGTCATCGACATCGCCGACATCGAGCAGCGCGACGAGGAGGAGGTCGCCGACCTGTACTACGCGCTCGACGCCCACCTCGGGGTCGACCGGCTGCTGACCGCGGTCTCCGCCCTCGAACGCGGCGACCGCTGGCACTCGCTGGCGCGGCTGGCGCTGCGCGACGACCTGTACGGGTCGCTGCGCTCGCTGGTGCTCGACGTGCTCGCCGGCGCCGAACCGGGGGAGTCGACGGAGGAGATGATCGAGGACTGGGAGCTGTCCAACGGTTCGCGTCTCGTCCGGGCGAGGGCGGCGCTCGAGGAGATCTTCGCGTCTGGGAGTCTGGATCTCGCCACCCTGTCGGTGGCGGCACGACAGATCAGGAGCATGGTGCGCACGGGCGCATCCGATCGGAGGTAA